A region from the Flavobacteriales bacterium genome encodes:
- a CDS encoding SMI1/KNR4 family protein, whose amino-acid sequence MDYEKIRKLIEDKTDIVDFGNFENGISDEWIQLAQNRLGVIFPPSYVWWLKHYGGGEINGEEIFSIYEMDFDTVVGGDIVYINELNRKNGWNSQKELVIHENDQGESYYLKLDDVDEFGESPVYIDLDKEKYANNFIDFLLKKIDE is encoded by the coding sequence ATGGATTACGAGAAAATAAGGAAACTTATAGAGGATAAAACTGATATTGTTGATTTTGGGAATTTTGAAAATGGAATATCCGATGAATGGATTCAATTGGCTCAGAATCGTCTAGGAGTTATTTTTCCTCCTTCTTATGTTTGGTGGTTAAAACACTATGGTGGAGGTGAGATTAATGGAGAAGAAATTTTTAGTATATACGAAATGGATTTTGACACTGTTGTGGGAGGTGATATCGTATATATTAATGAATTAAACAGAAAAAATGGTTGGAATTCACAGAAAGAATTAGTGATTCATGAAAATGATCAAGGTGAATCCTATTATCTAAAGCTAGATGATGTTGATGAATTCGGGGAATCACCAGTTTATATTGATTTAGATAAAGAAAAATATGCAAATAATTTTATAGATTTTCTTTTAAAGAAAATAGATGAATGA
- a CDS encoding HNH/ENDO VII family nuclease, producing MPGRYNDPEEYRYGFQGQEVDNEIKGPGNSVNYKFRMHDPRLGRFFAVDPLTAKYPHYSPYSFSGNKVIQFVELEGLEEGRAPIYESIDGYITAIDGAESGVIFNEAQYKLPTEFKLSDIKQEDLPDPGSIGLSYSQKIYQQNVKITTEVVDGLTPLVTITKLGSGKDVDGIDLLTEGAGIAGDAIKIGYKGVKTLLKITDGVSEINKISKNTRKFWKGTTYFQGIKVYQRSDNFNPKAISSWNIKVKGKKVKVTGTNVERMASGRAPIGIDGKPINLHHMIQSDAAGLAEMTQTFHKKNSKILHINPRTIPSGINRSQFATFKRNYWKQRAKDFK from the coding sequence ATGCCAGGGAGATATAATGATCCTGAAGAGTATAGATACGGTTTCCAGGGGCAAGAAGTCGATAACGAAATAAAAGGGCCAGGTAATTCTGTAAACTATAAATTCAGAATGCATGATCCTAGATTAGGCCGTTTCTTTGCTGTTGATCCTTTAACTGCTAAATATCCACATTATTCACCCTATTCATTTAGTGGAAATAAGGTAATACAGTTTGTTGAGTTGGAGGGATTAGAAGAAGGTAGAGCCCCAATTTATGAGAGTATAGATGGATACATAACGGCAATAGATGGAGCTGAAAGTGGTGTCATTTTTAATGAGGCACAGTATAAATTACCAACGGAATTTAAATTATCTGACATAAAGCAAGAAGACTTACCTGATCCTGGAAGTATAGGACTTTCTTATTCTCAAAAAATCTATCAACAGAATGTGAAGATAACTACAGAAGTTGTGGACGGTTTGACACCTCTTGTTACCATTACAAAATTAGGAAGTGGTAAAGATGTTGATGGAATTGACTTGTTAACAGAGGGTGCTGGAATTGCCGGTGATGCGATTAAAATTGGTTATAAAGGGGTAAAAACTCTTCTAAAAATAACTGATGGTGTAAGTGAGATTAATAAAATTTCCAAAAATACGAGGAAGTTTTGGAAAGGAACAACTTACTTTCAAGGAATTAAGGTTTACCAAAGGAGTGATAATTTTAATCCTAAAGCTATTTCATCTTGGAATATTAAAGTTAAAGGTAAAAAAGTGAAGGTAACAGGTACAAATGTGGAAAGAATGGCATCTGGTAGAGCCCCAATAGGAATTGATGGAAAACCTATAAATTTGCATCATATGATTCAGTCTGATGCGGCAGGCTTAGCTGAAATGACACAAACATTTCATAAGAAAAATAGTAAAATTCTTCATATTAATCCCAGAACAATACCATCAGGGATTAATAGAAGTCAATTTGCTACTTTTAAACGTAATTATTGGAAACAAAGAGCAAAGGATTTTAAGTAA